Proteins encoded by one window of Cylindrospermum stagnale PCC 7417:
- a CDS encoding methyl-accepting chemotaxis protein — MFNRTDIAKSSDAQNQKSVISAEKVTDNKVQVPVQPATKTARNFRLHDAVNGLQQLSLGKKATILAIAFGTIPALGIGAFAYSFANKSMTRQITQTSETQAINLADNVNRFMFERYGDIQVLANLPLLTNSKVSASATTLEKQAVLNSFVAAYKTYNSVAVFDLEGRAILQSTGEPLGKDKDRSYFQDVLSQNAAVISQPETSKSTGAVNIYIAAPVKDAVTGKTIAVVRARLPVQSIAEVMKNYVANGNEYHLLDASGKVFLSPRQDFLGKEAKAVYPSLANLLSANKVETFKAVPKNNQNPELVSYVPSRTLEGLPELNWQVLLSTDKAIVYGTQRQLLWLIAIGTALTAMIVGAIANWLAKGALKPVLQATAALTKLRQGELNTRLEIAPKDELGQLSANINEIGDKLETLAREQGIDTQWTKLLAHITLAIRRNFQTEDIYQTVVKEVCQALKTDRVIIYQLNPDTSSGIVIAESVTGDWPQMLGVDIDEPGFGGGLRLSVGDRYIETYKDGRVQAIANIHQEPSLNNTDSYSQILDKFAIKSNLTAPIITQGQLVGLLIAHHCESPRVWQQLEIDLFAQIAIQIGYAQEQAQLLAEVERARAIFSTDAQGSGQQKETLHLQLLELLSNVESAAKGDLTVRADVSSGEIGTVADFFNSIVESLRDIVTQVKHAAIQVNDAIGSNEGAIRQLAEEALTQASEINRTLDAVDQMTNSLQAVAQSAELAAIIANHAAHNATKSGQAMDLTVQNILSLRETVGETAKKVRRLGESSQQISRVVSLINQIAMQTNLLAINAGIEAARAGEEGQGFAVVAEEVGELAARSAAATQEIEEIVENIQRETSEVVQAMEVGTIQVIEGTRIVEDAKQSLNQILDVSRQIDSLVHSISTATASQVQISQTVSQLMKDIAAVSQRTSDSSRQVSQSLQQTVEISQELQETVGTFKVN, encoded by the coding sequence ATGTTTAATAGAACTGATATTGCTAAGAGTAGTGATGCTCAAAATCAGAAATCGGTGATTTCAGCGGAGAAGGTGACTGATAATAAAGTACAAGTACCTGTTCAGCCTGCCACTAAAACTGCTAGAAATTTTCGTTTGCATGATGCGGTTAACGGTTTGCAGCAGTTAAGCTTGGGTAAGAAAGCGACAATTTTGGCGATCGCATTCGGCACCATACCAGCCTTGGGAATTGGTGCTTTCGCTTATAGCTTTGCCAACAAATCGATGACTCGGCAAATTACCCAAACGTCAGAAACGCAAGCCATCAACTTAGCTGACAATGTGAACCGGTTCATGTTTGAACGGTATGGAGATATTCAGGTACTCGCTAATCTGCCGCTGTTGACAAATTCCAAAGTCAGCGCTAGCGCAACTACCCTAGAAAAGCAAGCTGTGCTCAATAGTTTTGTCGCAGCTTACAAAACCTATAACAGTGTCGCTGTCTTCGATTTGGAAGGGAGAGCGATTTTGCAATCTACAGGTGAACCGCTGGGTAAGGATAAAGATCGTAGCTATTTTCAAGATGTTCTCAGCCAAAACGCTGCTGTGATCAGTCAACCAGAAACATCCAAAAGTACAGGTGCAGTCAATATTTACATAGCTGCACCGGTGAAAGATGCCGTGACGGGTAAAACGATCGCTGTGGTGAGAGCACGGTTGCCCGTACAATCAATAGCTGAGGTGATGAAAAACTATGTGGCAAATGGCAATGAATACCATTTGCTCGATGCCTCTGGCAAAGTTTTCCTCAGTCCCCGACAAGACTTTTTGGGTAAAGAGGCAAAAGCTGTGTATCCCAGTTTAGCTAATTTGCTGAGTGCAAATAAGGTTGAGACTTTCAAAGCAGTTCCCAAAAATAATCAAAACCCCGAACTGGTGAGCTACGTACCATCAAGAACACTAGAAGGATTACCAGAGTTAAACTGGCAGGTACTTTTGTCTACAGATAAAGCAATTGTCTATGGAACTCAAAGACAATTGTTGTGGTTGATCGCAATTGGCACAGCATTGACAGCTATGATTGTCGGGGCGATCGCGAATTGGTTAGCCAAGGGTGCGCTCAAACCAGTTCTCCAGGCAACTGCGGCCTTAACAAAACTCCGTCAAGGTGAACTCAATACTCGTCTAGAAATAGCACCAAAAGACGAATTAGGGCAATTAAGCGCTAATATTAACGAGATAGGCGATAAATTAGAGACTTTAGCCAGAGAGCAGGGAATAGATACTCAATGGACAAAATTACTTGCACATATTACCTTGGCGATTCGCAGAAATTTCCAAACTGAAGATATTTATCAAACAGTAGTTAAAGAAGTTTGCCAGGCTTTGAAAACAGACCGAGTAATTATTTATCAACTGAATCCAGATACCAGTTCGGGAATTGTGATCGCCGAATCGGTGACTGGTGATTGGCCGCAGATGCTGGGCGTGGATATCGATGAACCCGGTTTTGGCGGTGGGCTACGCCTCTCTGTTGGCGATCGCTATATAGAAACCTATAAAGATGGGCGAGTGCAAGCAATTGCCAATATTCATCAAGAGCCAAGTCTGAATAATACCGATTCTTACAGCCAAATATTAGATAAATTTGCCATCAAAAGCAACTTAACCGCTCCAATTATCACCCAAGGGCAACTCGTGGGTTTATTGATTGCTCATCATTGCGAGAGTCCCCGTGTTTGGCAACAACTAGAAATTGATTTATTTGCACAGATAGCAATTCAAATCGGCTACGCCCAAGAACAAGCCCAGTTGCTAGCAGAGGTAGAACGTGCTAGGGCGATTTTCTCCACAGATGCCCAAGGCTCAGGACAACAAAAAGAAACCCTGCACCTGCAACTTTTAGAACTGCTCAGTAATGTAGAAAGTGCCGCCAAAGGTGATTTGACAGTGCGGGCTGACGTCTCGTCTGGGGAAATTGGCACAGTCGCCGATTTTTTCAACTCAATTGTCGAAAGCCTCCGGGATATTGTTACCCAAGTTAAACACGCAGCTATTCAAGTAAATGATGCGATCGGCTCGAACGAAGGTGCCATCCGCCAGCTAGCAGAAGAAGCCCTGACACAAGCTAGCGAAATTAACCGCACCTTGGATGCAGTTGATCAAATGACCAATTCCCTGCAAGCCGTAGCCCAAAGCGCCGAACTTGCCGCTATCATCGCCAACCATGCAGCACACAACGCTACCAAGAGTGGACAAGCAATGGATCTAACAGTGCAAAATATTCTGTCTTTGCGGGAAACAGTTGGGGAAACTGCCAAGAAAGTTAGGCGGTTGGGAGAATCTTCTCAACAAATTTCCCGCGTGGTGTCTTTGATTAACCAAATTGCCATGCAAACCAACTTGTTAGCCATCAACGCCGGCATTGAAGCGGCCCGTGCGGGGGAAGAAGGGCAAGGTTTTGCTGTAGTTGCCGAAGAAGTAGGCGAACTAGCAGCCCGGAGTGCCGCAGCCACCCAAGAAATTGAAGAAATTGTCGAAAACATCCAACGGGAAACCAGCGAAGTAGTGCAGGCGATGGAAGTGGGAACTATTCAGGTAATTGAAGGTACGCGGATTGTCGAAGATGCTAAACAGAGTCTGAATCAAATTTTAGATGTGTCGCGGCAAATAGACTCTTTGGTGCATTCGATTTCCACTGCTACTGCTTCTCAGGTGCAAATATCACAAACTGTCAGCCAATTGATGAAAGATATTGCCGCTGTTTCACAACGCACCAGCGATTCTTCACGCCAAGTTTCCCAATCTCTGCAACAAACTGTAGAGATTTCCCAAGAATTGCAGGAGACTGTCGGGACGTTCAAAGTCAATTGA
- a CDS encoding chemotaxis protein CheW, whose translation MTNSKITSSVQANQNDLVNSYLKFQLNQETAAVLSIKHTQEAIIVPVESVTAMPNMPACILGLMNWRSRIIWVIDLLRILNLASLDNRLRQYNVIVIRVESLLLGLVVREIKGTTKFKPDDVCSPVGQVASSLVPYLRGCVVQKEEILLVLDAESIVQSSMIYSEQNPLIN comes from the coding sequence ATGACTAATTCAAAAATTACAAGTTCTGTTCAAGCGAACCAAAATGATTTGGTAAATAGTTATCTAAAGTTTCAGCTAAATCAAGAGACTGCTGCTGTTTTATCAATTAAGCATACTCAAGAAGCGATTATTGTGCCTGTTGAGTCTGTGACGGCGATGCCCAATATGCCTGCTTGTATTTTAGGATTAATGAATTGGCGTAGTCGGATAATTTGGGTAATTGATTTGCTGAGGATACTTAATTTAGCATCTCTAGATAATCGCCTCCGACAGTACAATGTGATCGTTATTCGAGTGGAATCACTGCTTTTGGGTTTAGTTGTGCGAGAAATTAAAGGTACAACTAAGTTTAAGCCTGATGATGTTTGTTCCCCTGTGGGACAAGTGGCATCTAGCTTAGTTCCTTATTTACGTGGCTGCGTTGTCCAAAAAGAAGAAATTTTGCTGGTATTGGATGCAGAGTCAATTGTGCAATCTTCTATGATTTACAGTGAGCAGAATCCACTAATAAATTAA
- a CDS encoding response regulator transcription factor, giving the protein MSLTLLGTILIVEDSPSELELMNHYLQEGGYNVIKATGAKEALEKVFLEKPDVIVTDVVMPGMSGFELCRFLKKNSITAKVPILICSCKNQEIDRLWAIRQGADAYITKPYTREQLLRAIKSVVI; this is encoded by the coding sequence GTGAGCCTTACTTTGCTTGGCACAATTCTAATTGTGGAAGATTCCCCTAGTGAACTGGAACTAATGAACCATTATCTTCAAGAAGGTGGTTACAATGTGATTAAAGCGACTGGGGCAAAAGAAGCTCTAGAAAAAGTCTTTTTAGAGAAGCCAGATGTAATTGTTACTGATGTAGTTATGCCTGGGATGAGTGGCTTTGAGTTATGTCGTTTTCTGAAAAAAAATTCAATTACGGCAAAAGTGCCAATTTTAATTTGTAGTTGTAAAAATCAAGAAATTGACCGTTTATGGGCGATTAGACAAGGTGCTGATGCTTATATAACTAAACCTTACACTCGTGAACAACTCCTGCGGGCTATTAAATCAGTTGTGATTTGA
- a CDS encoding response regulator yields MSTTSIGSYRLFQKLHPLSLLAQLTSRRTTGCLSIHTGTVSWSIYLEEGKLTYASYSDKLFERLDSHLRRLEQQIPSLKSAERLQMRLMFETQTENQSIPSPDYQAICWLVTQDYITAAQAAILIDELAKEVLESFLCLKEGNYEFNPDNSLGELPKFCHLDLRLLVEHCQKQLRNRQNIQSSVPADGGLQVLPKTKLPLTQPQIQTLVKVEQENNETSQPSVSKTLYKIACIDDSQTVLNSIKHFLDESKFSVVMINDPVKALMLILRSKPDLILLDVEMPSLDGYELCSLLRRHPAFKHTPIIMVTGRTGFIDKAKAKIVRSSGYLTKPFTQSDLLKMVFKHIG; encoded by the coding sequence ATGAGCACAACTTCTATAGGTAGCTACAGGTTGTTCCAAAAACTACATCCGCTATCTCTGTTGGCACAACTAACCAGTCGCCGTACTACAGGTTGCTTAAGCATACATACCGGAACTGTTTCTTGGTCAATCTATCTAGAGGAAGGTAAACTAACTTATGCCTCCTACTCAGATAAACTGTTTGAGCGGCTTGACAGCCACCTGCGACGATTAGAGCAGCAAATTCCCAGTCTGAAGAGCGCCGAACGCTTACAGATGCGGCTGATGTTTGAAACGCAAACTGAAAATCAGTCAATACCATCTCCCGATTATCAAGCGATTTGTTGGTTAGTTACTCAAGACTATATCACTGCTGCACAAGCTGCTATTTTGATAGACGAGTTGGCGAAAGAAGTGCTGGAGTCGTTTTTGTGTTTAAAAGAAGGGAACTATGAATTTAATCCAGATAACTCTTTGGGTGAACTACCAAAATTCTGTCACCTGGATTTGCGGTTACTAGTCGAACACTGTCAAAAGCAATTAAGAAATCGGCAAAATATCCAGTCATCGGTGCCGGCTGACGGAGGTTTGCAAGTTTTACCCAAGACGAAGCTACCACTAACTCAGCCACAAATCCAAACATTAGTTAAGGTAGAGCAGGAAAATAACGAAACTTCTCAACCAAGTGTTAGCAAAACTTTATATAAAATTGCTTGCATTGATGATAGCCAAACTGTCTTAAATTCTATCAAGCATTTTTTGGATGAAAGTAAGTTTTCAGTGGTGATGATTAATGATCCAGTAAAAGCTTTGATGCTAATTTTACGGAGTAAGCCAGACTTAATTTTACTAGATGTAGAGATGCCAAGTTTGGATGGCTACGAACTATGTTCTTTATTGCGGAGGCATCCGGCTTTCAAGCATACACCTATCATTATGGTGACTGGTAGAACAGGATTTATTGACAAGGCTAAGGCGAAGATTGTCAGATCGTCTGGCTATTTGACTAAGCCTTTTACACAATCGGATTTGCTAAAAATGGTGTTTAAGCACATTGGTTAA
- a CDS encoding HEAT repeat domain-containing protein yields MVLATLIGIYNHDVWSIAQLALNSGFPNVRITAAFLLCHPQATAAWDTLVKALSDSDSRVRRNVAKALAILDPVLAADWLHSLFASVDENDRLTVLDIFKTFDCPPLTPAVIDALQDISPEVRAAAATALFKVGKNAIVHLETALDDPDEQVRCQVLETLYKLAADVPVSIFIQACSDSSSDVRFFALCGIARKGNLDACPTVLHLINDPRLKELAIDTLGKLGCKQAINRLLEEAEQAINDNELVAVLKTLGKIGGDEISPILRSALSKTAPMVRAASVTAYLAVNPPEAVPVLLNVLKNDSSKMVRAAAVEVLGKIGGEQVCTRLIEVLREDRDAEVRQTAAGAITNCGDSQNVEALLSGLTDSDSGVRLQIVASLGKIKLNQAIPALLELEHQETNHEILAQIADSLVRLDHTRFANKIVSGCAKQLFNPTSIGVAFTSWLLDPSYYFVSGKIIFYNNSYAETVDSDDERKEYRYTAKGDQLNLHSTGDGRELVIKFTVAPAVWENPMIGLQSCYQLTLNYDFFFNHLAHSESRFFSSFQ; encoded by the coding sequence ATGGTTCTGGCTACACTGATTGGTATATATAATCATGATGTTTGGTCAATTGCTCAATTAGCTCTAAATAGTGGTTTTCCAAATGTCAGAATAACGGCAGCTTTCCTGCTTTGTCATCCCCAAGCTACTGCTGCTTGGGATACCCTTGTCAAGGCTCTCTCTGACTCAGATAGTAGAGTCAGGCGCAATGTAGCAAAAGCGTTGGCAATACTTGATCCAGTGCTTGCGGCTGACTGGCTACATTCTCTTTTTGCCTCAGTCGATGAAAATGACCGTCTAACAGTATTGGATATTTTTAAAACATTCGACTGTCCACCTTTAACCCCAGCAGTAATAGATGCACTACAAGATATATCCCCAGAGGTGAGAGCCGCTGCTGCTACTGCACTTTTTAAAGTTGGTAAAAATGCCATTGTGCATCTGGAAACTGCTCTTGATGATCCAGATGAGCAAGTCAGATGTCAAGTTTTGGAGACACTATATAAACTAGCTGCTGATGTTCCAGTCAGTATCTTTATTCAGGCTTGCTCTGATTCGTCATCTGATGTCCGTTTCTTCGCTTTGTGCGGTATTGCTAGGAAGGGTAACTTAGATGCTTGTCCAACTGTTTTGCATTTAATAAACGACCCCAGACTGAAAGAATTAGCAATTGATACATTAGGTAAACTTGGTTGCAAACAAGCTATCAACCGATTACTTGAAGAAGCAGAACAAGCAATAAATGATAATGAGCTAGTTGCTGTTTTGAAAACTTTGGGTAAGATTGGTGGTGATGAAATCAGTCCCATATTAAGGTCAGCATTATCAAAAACAGCACCTATGGTCAGAGCAGCATCTGTAACTGCCTATTTAGCAGTAAATCCCCCAGAAGCAGTTCCAGTACTATTAAATGTTCTCAAAAATGACTCTTCTAAAATGGTACGTGCCGCAGCAGTAGAAGTGCTAGGAAAGATAGGCGGTGAACAAGTATGCACTAGACTGATTGAGGTGCTTAGGGAAGATAGGGATGCGGAAGTTCGTCAAACAGCAGCAGGAGCAATCACTAACTGCGGTGATTCTCAAAATGTGGAAGCTTTATTATCAGGTTTAACTGACTCCGATTCTGGAGTTCGGTTACAGATAGTTGCTAGTCTTGGTAAAATAAAGTTAAATCAGGCGATTCCGGCACTGTTGGAGCTAGAACATCAAGAGACTAACCATGAAATTTTAGCACAAATTGCAGATTCTCTTGTGAGATTAGACCATACTAGGTTTGCAAACAAAATTGTCTCTGGCTGTGCAAAACAGTTATTTAATCCAACTTCTATTGGTGTCGCTTTTACATCTTGGTTATTAGATCCATCATATTATTTTGTGTCTGGAAAAATTATTTTTTACAATAATAGTTATGCAGAAACTGTGGACAGTGATGACGAGCGCAAGGAATACAGATATACAGCTAAGGGCGATCAACTAAATTTGCATTCTACAGGAGATGGTAGAGAGTTAGTAATTAAATTTACTGTAGCTCCGGCGGTGTGGGAAAATCCGATGATTGGACTACAGTCTTGTTATCAACTAACACTAAATTATGACTTTTTCTTTAATCATCTTGCACATTCTGAATCTAGGTTTTTTTCTAGTTTTCAGTAA
- a CDS encoding dual specificity protein phosphatase family protein → MADSSTNSLVHIQEIVPALGSYQTLYMLESFGTTVKFKSQYPAEEIRVQIWTNALNKYNSEGFWHSIDLEFQSREQEDTYIFQGSFLPTSPGEYQYTYRFRLGNEDNQWQWAGNFGENGYLTVPPPSPSMDWTQGANHVEFLPGVYVGNFIAASQAENLKLDAVLNLAFEFTLAFCASSNLAYKKIGLMDGAHNAIADHALLESISWIEEQVKQGKKILVNCRAGIGRSGSVSIAYCFYKRPDWSYQQTLDYMWSRKADIYPHKHLQESLERLFPRRSE, encoded by the coding sequence ATGGCTGACTCCTCAACAAATTCTCTTGTTCATATCCAAGAGATCGTTCCTGCTTTAGGCTCTTACCAGACTCTTTATATGCTGGAAAGCTTTGGCACCACGGTTAAGTTCAAGAGCCAATATCCAGCAGAAGAAATACGAGTACAAATCTGGACAAATGCCTTAAACAAGTACAACAGCGAAGGTTTTTGGCATAGCATCGACCTAGAATTTCAATCTAGAGAACAAGAGGATACATATATTTTCCAAGGTTCTTTTTTGCCTACCAGCCCAGGAGAGTATCAGTATACTTACAGATTCAGGCTTGGTAATGAAGATAATCAATGGCAATGGGCAGGAAACTTTGGCGAAAATGGCTATCTCACAGTTCCTCCTCCATCTCCCTCAATGGATTGGACACAAGGAGCAAACCATGTTGAGTTTCTCCCAGGGGTTTATGTTGGCAACTTTATCGCCGCTTCTCAAGCTGAAAATTTGAAACTTGATGCTGTGCTAAACCTAGCTTTTGAGTTTACTTTAGCTTTCTGTGCTAGTTCTAATCTTGCGTATAAAAAGATTGGACTCATGGATGGGGCACACAATGCCATAGCTGATCATGCCCTGTTAGAATCTATCAGCTGGATAGAAGAACAAGTTAAGCAAGGGAAAAAAATCTTAGTCAATTGCCGGGCGGGGATTGGTAGAAGCGGATCTGTTAGCATTGCCTATTGCTTTTACAAACGCCCTGATTGGAGTTATCAACAAACTTTAGACTATATGTGGAGCCGGAAAGCAGACATTTATCCTCACAAACACCTCCAGGAGAGCTTGGAACGCTTATTTCCCCGTAGAAGTGAGTGA
- the alr gene encoding alanine racemase has protein sequence MLSRKQQTSGVADNQQCDTYAWFSQRAWVEIDLGALSYNVQQLVKFLSPRTQLMAVVKADAYGHGAVTVAQTALESGASWLGVATVPEGIQLREGGIKAPILILGATHTPEQIHAIAHWKLQPTLCSPKQALVFSNVLESMNNGSPMEVHIKLDTGMSRLGTNWQEASEFVQLVQSLPHLAIASIYSHLATADSPDLTAMQEQHQRFEDAIAQIKAKGINPPCLHLANSAATLTDTALHYDIVRVGLAAYGLYPAPHLQNKIQLHPVLQLKARVTQVKTIAPGTSVSYGHKFTAPREMRLAVVGIGYADGVPRQLSNKMQVLIRGQRVPQVGTITMDQLMLDVSSIPNIQEGEIVTLLGQQGREQISADDWANQLDTISWEILCGFKHRLPRIAVM, from the coding sequence ATGTTAAGTCGCAAACAACAAACTTCTGGTGTGGCTGATAATCAGCAGTGCGATACCTACGCCTGGTTCTCCCAACGTGCTTGGGTAGAAATTGATTTAGGGGCGTTGTCGTATAATGTGCAGCAATTGGTAAAATTTTTATCGCCGCGCACCCAGCTGATGGCAGTGGTAAAAGCTGATGCCTATGGTCATGGAGCCGTGACAGTTGCCCAAACGGCACTGGAATCGGGAGCTAGTTGGTTGGGAGTTGCCACAGTGCCGGAGGGCATTCAATTACGAGAAGGCGGCATTAAAGCGCCGATTTTAATTTTAGGGGCCACCCATACACCAGAGCAAATTCATGCGATCGCTCACTGGAAACTTCAGCCCACCCTGTGCAGCCCTAAACAAGCTTTGGTATTTTCCAACGTCCTAGAAAGCATGAACAACGGTTCCCCGATGGAAGTACACATCAAATTAGACACGGGAATGTCTAGGTTAGGAACCAATTGGCAAGAAGCAAGTGAGTTTGTGCAATTAGTGCAGAGCTTACCTCATCTGGCGATCGCCAGCATTTATTCCCACTTAGCAACAGCAGACAGCCCCGATTTGACAGCGATGCAAGAACAGCATCAACGATTTGAAGATGCGATCGCCCAAATCAAAGCCAAGGGCATCAACCCACCTTGCTTACACCTAGCAAACTCAGCCGCTACCCTCACAGATACCGCACTACACTACGACATTGTGCGCGTGGGTTTAGCCGCTTATGGACTCTACCCAGCACCCCATTTACAAAACAAAATCCAACTTCACCCGGTTTTACAATTAAAGGCACGAGTCACCCAGGTAAAAACCATTGCCCCAGGAACTAGCGTCAGCTACGGTCATAAGTTTACCGCACCACGAGAAATGCGCCTCGCAGTCGTCGGCATTGGTTATGCTGATGGTGTCCCCCGTCAACTTTCCAATAAAATGCAAGTCTTAATTCGCGGTCAGCGCGTGCCGCAAGTTGGGACAATTACAATGGATCAGTTGATGTTAGATGTCAGTTCTATCCCCAATATCCAAGAAGGCGAAATAGTCACCTTACTAGGGCAACAGGGAAGAGAACAAATCTCAGCCGATGACTGGGCAAATCAATTAGACACAATTTCCTGGGAAATTCTCTGCGGTTTCAAGCATCGTCTACCCCGTATAGCCGTGATGTAG
- a CDS encoding HNH endonuclease yields MGKVLVLNASYEPLNITSWRRAAVLLIKGKAERIEHNGKFLYAEFPLPTVIRLRYYVRVPYKEIPLTRRNILHRDGHTCQYCGYTGDELTLDHVLPRSRGGGDSWENIVTACVRCNVKKGSRTPHEAHMFLRHSPRQPYSSLYFEVSKQLKSGLHQEWQKYVIGL; encoded by the coding sequence ATGGGGAAGGTTTTAGTCTTAAACGCCTCTTACGAACCGCTCAACATAACTAGCTGGCGACGTGCTGCGGTTTTGTTGATTAAAGGCAAGGCAGAACGCATAGAACACAATGGTAAATTCCTTTACGCGGAATTTCCACTGCCGACCGTAATCCGGTTGCGCTACTATGTGCGCGTTCCCTACAAGGAAATTCCTCTCACTCGCCGAAATATATTGCACCGTGACGGTCATACTTGTCAATACTGCGGTTACACAGGAGATGAGTTGACACTAGATCACGTACTGCCGCGATCTCGTGGTGGCGGCGATTCCTGGGAAAACATTGTGACAGCTTGTGTCCGTTGCAATGTCAAAAAAGGGAGCCGTACACCTCACGAAGCGCATATGTTTTTGCGTCATTCTCCTCGCCAGCCTTACAGTAGCCTCTATTTTGAGGTCAGCAAACAACTTAAAAGTGGACTACACCAAGAGTGGCAAAAATATGTAATAGGTCTTTGA
- a CDS encoding DHH family phosphoesterase codes for MYLNSPVTQFESLSLTTEPNPEDAEIDREPIELPPLNRPSLPPATGEPSIYIAQRGNSLANQKSEELQKTLLGHRHERQLVILQDFPDPDALSCAWAYQLIAQQYDIKCEIIYAGTLSHQENIALVKLTNLPAQRWTLQTLKTKDLSFYQGFVLIDNQGTTSQLLSTVQQAGVPLVAVIDHHSMQAELKAEFVDVRPYVRATATIFTQYLQTGILKLDSSINQHVKCATALMHGLRSDTNRLMQAQEEDFMAAAYLSRFYDAQLLNAILQANRSKRVMDVIERSLKNRIVQNNFSIAGVGYLRYEDRDAIPQAADFLVTEENVHTAVVYGIVHDEDDELEVVIGSLRTTKLTLDPDEFIKEAFGQDSTGRFFGGGRTGAGGFEIPMGFLSGGNENSSYAKIKWEVFDSQIKQKLLRLVNPRDNPIQS; via the coding sequence ATGTATTTGAATTCTCCCGTGACTCAATTTGAGAGTTTGTCATTGACCACAGAGCCGAACCCAGAGGATGCTGAAATAGACAGAGAGCCAATTGAACTTCCACCGCTTAATCGCCCCTCCTTACCGCCTGCGACAGGTGAACCAAGCATCTACATAGCTCAACGTGGCAATTCTCTAGCAAATCAGAAGTCAGAAGAGTTGCAAAAAACTCTTCTAGGGCATCGACATGAGCGTCAGTTGGTAATTCTACAAGATTTTCCTGACCCTGATGCCCTCTCTTGTGCTTGGGCTTACCAGCTAATTGCTCAACAATACGATATTAAATGTGAAATTATTTATGCTGGTACTTTAAGCCACCAAGAGAATATTGCTTTAGTCAAGCTGACTAATTTACCTGCCCAGCGGTGGACATTGCAAACCCTGAAAACTAAAGATTTGTCATTTTACCAGGGTTTTGTCTTAATTGATAATCAGGGAACAACTTCTCAGCTATTGTCAACGGTGCAACAGGCAGGAGTTCCTTTAGTGGCGGTGATTGACCATCACAGCATGCAGGCAGAACTTAAAGCAGAGTTTGTTGATGTCCGTCCTTACGTCCGAGCAACGGCAACGATTTTTACCCAGTATTTGCAAACTGGCATCCTAAAATTAGATAGCAGCATCAATCAACACGTTAAATGTGCTACGGCCTTGATGCACGGCTTGAGATCGGATACAAATCGGCTAATGCAAGCGCAAGAGGAAGACTTTATGGCCGCTGCGTATCTCAGCCGATTTTATGACGCTCAACTGCTAAACGCCATTTTACAGGCGAATCGTTCCAAACGGGTGATGGATGTGATTGAGCGATCGCTCAAAAACCGCATTGTCCAAAACAACTTTTCCATCGCCGGAGTTGGTTACTTACGCTACGAAGACAGAGACGCCATCCCCCAAGCGGCTGATTTTCTCGTCACCGAAGAAAATGTCCACACCGCCGTAGTTTATGGCATCGTTCATGATGAAGATGATGAACTAGAAGTAGTTATCGGTTCTTTGAGAACCACTAAACTCACCCTAGACCCCGATGAGTTCATTAAAGAAGCCTTTGGGCAAGATAGTACTGGGCGGTTTTTTGGTGGTGGTAGGACTGGTGCCGGCGGCTTTGAAATTCCGATGGGTTTCTTGTCTGGCGGCAACGAAAATTCTTCCTATGCCAAAATTAAATGGGAAGTTTTCGATTCGCAAATTAAGCAAAAGTTGCTGAGGTTGGTCAATCCTAGAGATAACCCGATACAGTCTTAG
- a CDS encoding DUF29 domain-containing protein, whose product MKTRKQQMLQNLYEQDFCAWVEQTAELLRSQHWDAVDLENLIEEVVDLGKSQQRALQSALRLVLSHLLKWKYQPERRSQSWQVTITRERLNLDELLTESPSLRRFLTDADWINATYQRARREAMVETSLPEDHFAIACPFSVDEILDLDFYPNAEE is encoded by the coding sequence ATGAAGACTAGAAAACAGCAAATGTTACAAAACTTGTATGAGCAAGATTTTTGTGCTTGGGTAGAGCAGACAGCAGAGCTTTTGCGATCGCAACACTGGGACGCAGTGGATTTAGAAAATTTAATCGAGGAAGTGGTGGACTTGGGTAAGAGTCAACAGCGTGCGTTGCAGAGTGCGTTGCGGTTGGTGTTGTCGCATTTGCTGAAGTGGAAATATCAACCCGAACGTCGTAGCCAAAGTTGGCAAGTGACCATTACCCGTGAGCGACTAAATTTAGATGAATTATTGACAGAAAGTCCCAGCTTGCGCCGTTTTTTAACTGATGCCGATTGGATAAATGCCACCTATCAAAGAGCGCGACGAGAGGCAATGGTAGAAACTAGTTTACCAGAGGATCATTTTGCGATCGCTTGTCCTTTTTCTGTCGATGAGATTTTAGACTTAGACTTTTATCCTAACGCTGAAGAATAA